A window of the Vigna angularis cultivar LongXiaoDou No.4 chromosome 3, ASM1680809v1, whole genome shotgun sequence genome harbors these coding sequences:
- the LOC108325983 gene encoding uncharacterized protein LOC108325983, which produces MSIPPPNDPSRGCSSEFSQPLGQQDFAEARNLLENVNRVNVVQGNLTGVEYRTGDLDLDIRRPVYRWDRRPYQEIFANGFQAWPQGQTPNNTYYDLLDFIEHAGAPLDSNRPPTTTHVFVSTTLDNAWQPTPSTQVLPPGSQIQFYRYEVYAPGGIWVAVTLGDRYSYVSQAEVCFVGGIAPQYIRSCLIFTATREAGSRYPRLRRETRLVINRNFNPESAPYNQVVIYIPVYYYRDEDGTNRYLPEETYPPMREKRQALEADNDAALEWYTTKVVEVPSYIDSAFRSSRPNEVYFFLKNKYVRVYYTPGDTNDKILTDLRLICDGFPSLADTPFGEYGLDCAFDTEASKAYIFSTKLCAYIDYAPGTTNDKILSGPMTIATMFPVLKNTVFENGIDSAFRSTKGKEVYLFKNNKYGRIAYDSKQLIGTIRNITDGFPVLKGTIFESGIDACFASHKEGQAYLFKGEKYVRINFTPGDTHDTLVGDVRPILDGWPCLKGILPRDNKGLDAHSHSDHEQPYPDQHDEL; this is translated from the exons ATGTCAATCCCTCCACCAAACGATCCATCCAGAGGATGTTCCTCGGAATTCTCACAGCCTCTGGGGCAACAAGATTTTGCTGAAGCTCGAAATTTGTTGGAGAATGTGAACCGAGTCAACGTTGTTCAAGGAAACTTGACAGGAGTTGAATACAGGACAGGTGACCTAGATCTTGATATCCGTCGGCCTGTGTATCGTTGGGACAGAAGGCCTTATCAAGAGATCTTTGCAAATGGGTTCCAAGCATGGCCACAGGGACAAACTCCCAACAACACTTACTATGATTTGCTTGACTTCATTGAACATGCAGGTGCCCCTCTTGATTCAAACAGGCCTCCAACTACAACACATGTCTTTGTCAGCACCACTCTCGACAATGCATGGCAACCAACCCCTTCCACCCAAGTCCTCCCACCAGGCTCTCAGATTCAATTTTATCGCTATGAAGTATATGCTCCCGGTGGCATTTGGGTTGCTGTCACCCTTGGGGATAGATACTCATACGTTTCTCAAGCTGAAGTTTGCTTTGTTGGAGGCATTGCTCCTCAGTACATTCGATCTTGTCTCATATTCACAGCAACACGTGAAGCCGGATCAAG GTATCCGAGATTACGGAGAGAAACAAGATTGGTCATAAACAGGAATTTCAATCCAGAGTCCGCTCCTTACAATCAAGTAGTAATTTATATCCCTGTTTACTACTACAGAGATGAGGACGGTACAAACAGATACCTGCCGGAAGAAACTTATCCGCCTATGAGAGAGAAAAGACAGGCCTTGGAAGCTGATAACGATGCTGCTCTTGAGTGGTATACTACTAAAGTTGTAGAGGTACCAAGTTACATAGATTCTGCATTTCGTTCATCAAGACCAAATGAAGTTTATTTCTTCTTGAAAAATAAGTATGTGCGTGTGTATTACACTCCTGGAGACACAAACGATAAGATTCTCACTGATCTTCGTTTGATTTGTGATGGCTTTCCATCACTTGCTGATACGCCGTTTGGAGAATATGGATTAGACTGTGCCTTCGATACTGAAGCTAGCAAAGCATATATCTTCTCCACCAAACTTTGTGCCTACATTGACTATGCTCCAGGAACTACAAATGACAAGATACTCTCGGGTCCTATGACAATTGCAACCATGTTTCCTGTCTTGAAAAACACTGTGTTTGAGAATGGTATAGACTCTGCATTTAGGTCAACTAAAGGCAAAGAAGTTTACTTATTCAAGAACAATAAGTATGGTCGCATAGCTTATGATTCAAAGCAGCTCATTGGCACCATTCGTAACATCACTGATGGATTTCCTGTTCTGAAAGGCACCATCTTTGAAAGTGGAATTGATGCATGTTTTGCTTCTCATAAGGAAGGTCAAGCTTATCTTTTCAAAGGAGAGAAGTATGTAAGGATCAATTTTACCCCAGGTGATACTCATGACACTCTTGTGGGTGATGTGAGGCCTATCCTTGATGGTTGGCCATGTCTTAAGGGTATTCTTCCTCGTGACAATAAAGGACTTGATGCTCATTCTCACTCTGATCATGAACAACCTTATCCTGATCAACATGATGAGCTTTGA
- the LOC108325984 gene encoding albumin-2-like, translated as MSSRPYIDAAFRSSREYEVYFFAKNKYVRLHYTPGQTEDKILTNLRSISSGFPSLAGTPFAEAGIDCSFDTEASEAYVFSGNLCAYIDYAPGTTNDKILAGPTTIAEMFPVLRDTVFADGIDSAFRSTRGKEVYLFKGNKYVRIAYDSKQLVGNIRNIGDGFPVLKGTVFESGIDACFASHKEPEAYLFKGDKYVRINFTPGKTDDTLVGDVRPILDGWPVLRGILPVS; from the coding sequence ATGTCAAGCCGTCCTTACATCGATGCTGCATTTCGTTCATCAAGAGAATATGAAGTGTATTTCTTCGCCAAGAACAAGTATGTGCGGTTGCATTACACTCCCGGGCAAACAGAAGATAAGATTTTGACTAATCTGCGTTCGATTAGTAGTGGTTTTCCATCACTTGCAGGAACTCCATTTGCAGAAGCTGGAATAGACTGTTCCTTTGACACTGAAGCGAGTGAAGCATATGTGTTCTCCGGCAACCTCTGTGCCTACATAGACTATGCTCCAGGTACAACAAATGACAAGATACTCGCAGGTCCTACCACAATTGCTGAAATGTTTCCTGTGCTCAGAGACACGGTGTTTGCTGATGGCATAGACTCTGCATTTAGATCAACCAGAGGAAAAGAAGTTTACTTATTCAAGGGCAATAAGTATGTTCGCATAGCCTATGATTCGAAGCAGCTTGTTGGCAACATTCGCAACATAGGTGATGGCTTTCCTGTCCTGAAAGGTACCGTCTTTGAAAGTGGAATTGATGCGTGTTTTGCTTCTCATAAGGAACCTGAAGCTTACCTTTTCAAAGGAGATAAGTATGTGAGAATCAATTTCACCCCAGGTAAAACTGATGACACTCTTGTCGGTGATGTCAGGCCTATCCTTGATGGTTGGCCAGTTCTTCGAGGCATTTTGCCTGTGAGCTAA
- the LOC108324925 gene encoding probable 60S ribosomal protein L14 isoform X1, with the protein MPFKRYVEIGRVAQINYGKEYGRLVVIVDVIDQNRALVDAPDMVRSQVNFKRLSLTDIKIDIKRVPKKKDLIQAMDAADVKNRWEKSSWGRKLIVQKRRASLNDFDRFKIMLAKIKVGFILHLYSHTFSFGITLLISNGFYV; encoded by the exons ATG CCATTCAAGAGGTACGTTGAGATTGGAAGGGTTGCTCAGATCAACTACGGCAAAGAGTATGGGAGGCTAGTAGTCATTGTCGACGTCATTGACCAGAACAGA GCTCTTGTGGATGCTCCCGATATGGTGAGGTCCCAAGTGAACTTCAAGAGGCTGTCACTCACTGACATTAAGATTGATATCAAGAGGGTCCCAAAGAAGAAGGATCTCATTCAAGCCATGGACGCCGCTG ATGTTAAGAACAGGTGGGAGAAAAGTTCATGGGGCAGAAAACTGATTGTGCAAAAGAGAAGGGCATCCCTCAATGACTTTGACAGGTTCAAGATTATGTTGGCAAAGATCAAGGTTGGTTTCATCCTACATCTCTATTCTCACACTTTTAGTTTTGGTATTACTCTTCTAATATCAAATGGCTTTTATGTATAA
- the LOC108324925 gene encoding probable 60S ribosomal protein L14 isoform X2 — protein MPFKRYVEIGRVAQINYGKEYGRLVVIVDVIDQNRALVDAPDMVRSQVNFKRLSLTDIKIDIKRVPKKKDLIQAMDAADVKNRWEKSSWGRKLIVQKRRASLNDFDRFKIMLAKIKRAAVVRQELAKLKKSAS, from the exons ATG CCATTCAAGAGGTACGTTGAGATTGGAAGGGTTGCTCAGATCAACTACGGCAAAGAGTATGGGAGGCTAGTAGTCATTGTCGACGTCATTGACCAGAACAGA GCTCTTGTGGATGCTCCCGATATGGTGAGGTCCCAAGTGAACTTCAAGAGGCTGTCACTCACTGACATTAAGATTGATATCAAGAGGGTCCCAAAGAAGAAGGATCTCATTCAAGCCATGGACGCCGCTG ATGTTAAGAACAGGTGGGAGAAAAGTTCATGGGGCAGAAAACTGATTGTGCAAAAGAGAAGGGCATCCCTCAATGACTTTGACAGGTTCAAGATTATGTTGGCAAAGATCAAG AGGGCAGCAGTTGTTAGGCAAGAGCTTGCCAAGCTGAAAAAGAGTGCTTCTTAG
- the LOC108325515 gene encoding putative protein phosphatase 2C-like protein 44 isoform X2, which produces MNKCAFRVKRFFFGRRRNKWRGNKPSWMIPISHGHHVVEHHVIKGGSDDSEFDSVVIQREQMDHTELWYFGIFDAVVGDGVTKFVQSHFFGKKLKECHMRRKGKETLKRAYLGVRTKIREALKPEEEIFRIGSTSVMVINGEKLVIANMGDYRTVLCRNGVAYQTTGRHSHSAKRNWYSRLFSVRMISCESGNTTGTKHSKGSELVVGGDRIDCDTEFLILASNGIWEVMKNQEAVSLIRHIEDPQEAAECLAKEALIRMSRSKISCLVIRFD; this is translated from the exons atgAATAAATGT GCATTCAGGGTGAAACGTTTTTTCTttggaagaaggagaaacaaATGGAGAGGAAACAAGCCTTCATGGATGATTCCAATATCACATGGCCATCATGTGGTGGAGCATCATGTGATCAAAGGTGGTTCTGATGACTCAGAGTTTGATTCAGTTGTGATACAGAGGGAGCAGATGGATCACACAGAACTGTGGTATTTTGGAATCTTTGATGCTGttgttggagatggagttacaaaGTTTGTGCAGTCCCATTTCTTTGGCAAGAAGCTCAAAGAG TGTCATATGAGGAGAAAAGGCAAAGAAACACTGAAGAGAGCTTATCTAGGTGTAAGAACAAAGATCAGAGAGGCACTGAAGCCAGAAGAGGAGATATTCAGAATAGGTTCAACATCAGTGATGGTGATAAATGGAGAAAAGCTAGTGATAGCCAACATGGGAGATTACAGAACTGTTTTGTGCAGAAATGGTGTCGCTTATCAGACAACTGGCAGACACAGTCATTCAGCCAAGAGAAATTGGTATAGCAGACTCTTTTCAG TACGCATGATATCTTGTGAATCAGGCAACACAACAGGTACAAAGCATTCTAAAGGCTCAGAACTTGTGGTGGGAGGTGATAGAATCGACTGTGATACTGAATTTTTGATCCTTGCAAGCAATGGCATATGGGAG GTGATGAAGAACCAAGAGGCTGTGAGTCTCATAAGACACATAGAAGATCCACAAGAAGCAGCTGAGTGCTTGGCAAAGGAAGCTTTGATCAGGATGAGCAGAAGCAAAATTTCATGCTTAGTCATTCGCTTTGACTGA
- the LOC108325515 gene encoding putative protein phosphatase 2C-like protein 44 isoform X1, giving the protein MGIRDFHIKLKAFRVKRFFFGRRRNKWRGNKPSWMIPISHGHHVVEHHVIKGGSDDSEFDSVVIQREQMDHTELWYFGIFDAVVGDGVTKFVQSHFFGKKLKECHMRRKGKETLKRAYLGVRTKIREALKPEEEIFRIGSTSVMVINGEKLVIANMGDYRTVLCRNGVAYQTTGRHSHSAKRNWYSRLFSVRMISCESGNTTGTKHSKGSELVVGGDRIDCDTEFLILASNGIWEVMKNQEAVSLIRHIEDPQEAAECLAKEALIRMSRSKISCLVIRFD; this is encoded by the exons ATGGGAATAAGAGACTTCCATATCAAGCTTAAG GCATTCAGGGTGAAACGTTTTTTCTttggaagaaggagaaacaaATGGAGAGGAAACAAGCCTTCATGGATGATTCCAATATCACATGGCCATCATGTGGTGGAGCATCATGTGATCAAAGGTGGTTCTGATGACTCAGAGTTTGATTCAGTTGTGATACAGAGGGAGCAGATGGATCACACAGAACTGTGGTATTTTGGAATCTTTGATGCTGttgttggagatggagttacaaaGTTTGTGCAGTCCCATTTCTTTGGCAAGAAGCTCAAAGAG TGTCATATGAGGAGAAAAGGCAAAGAAACACTGAAGAGAGCTTATCTAGGTGTAAGAACAAAGATCAGAGAGGCACTGAAGCCAGAAGAGGAGATATTCAGAATAGGTTCAACATCAGTGATGGTGATAAATGGAGAAAAGCTAGTGATAGCCAACATGGGAGATTACAGAACTGTTTTGTGCAGAAATGGTGTCGCTTATCAGACAACTGGCAGACACAGTCATTCAGCCAAGAGAAATTGGTATAGCAGACTCTTTTCAG TACGCATGATATCTTGTGAATCAGGCAACACAACAGGTACAAAGCATTCTAAAGGCTCAGAACTTGTGGTGGGAGGTGATAGAATCGACTGTGATACTGAATTTTTGATCCTTGCAAGCAATGGCATATGGGAG GTGATGAAGAACCAAGAGGCTGTGAGTCTCATAAGACACATAGAAGATCCACAAGAAGCAGCTGAGTGCTTGGCAAAGGAAGCTTTGATCAGGATGAGCAGAAGCAAAATTTCATGCTTAGTCATTCGCTTTGACTGA
- the LOC108325515 gene encoding putative protein phosphatase 2C-like protein 44 isoform X3, with protein sequence MGIRDFHIKLKAFRVKRFFFGRRRNKWRGNKPSWMIPISHGHHVVEHHVIKGGSDDSEFDSVVIQREQMDHTELWYFGIFDAVVGDGVTKFVQSHFFGKKLKECHMRRKGKETLKRAYLGVRTKIREALKPEEEIFRIGSTSVMVINGEKLVIANMGDYRTVLCRNGVAYQTTGRHSHSAKRNWYSRLFSGNTTGTKHSKGSELVVGGDRIDCDTEFLILASNGIWEVMKNQEAVSLIRHIEDPQEAAECLAKEALIRMSRSKISCLVIRFD encoded by the exons ATGGGAATAAGAGACTTCCATATCAAGCTTAAG GCATTCAGGGTGAAACGTTTTTTCTttggaagaaggagaaacaaATGGAGAGGAAACAAGCCTTCATGGATGATTCCAATATCACATGGCCATCATGTGGTGGAGCATCATGTGATCAAAGGTGGTTCTGATGACTCAGAGTTTGATTCAGTTGTGATACAGAGGGAGCAGATGGATCACACAGAACTGTGGTATTTTGGAATCTTTGATGCTGttgttggagatggagttacaaaGTTTGTGCAGTCCCATTTCTTTGGCAAGAAGCTCAAAGAG TGTCATATGAGGAGAAAAGGCAAAGAAACACTGAAGAGAGCTTATCTAGGTGTAAGAACAAAGATCAGAGAGGCACTGAAGCCAGAAGAGGAGATATTCAGAATAGGTTCAACATCAGTGATGGTGATAAATGGAGAAAAGCTAGTGATAGCCAACATGGGAGATTACAGAACTGTTTTGTGCAGAAATGGTGTCGCTTATCAGACAACTGGCAGACACAGTCATTCAGCCAAGAGAAATTGGTATAGCAGACTCTTTTCAG GCAACACAACAGGTACAAAGCATTCTAAAGGCTCAGAACTTGTGGTGGGAGGTGATAGAATCGACTGTGATACTGAATTTTTGATCCTTGCAAGCAATGGCATATGGGAG GTGATGAAGAACCAAGAGGCTGTGAGTCTCATAAGACACATAGAAGATCCACAAGAAGCAGCTGAGTGCTTGGCAAAGGAAGCTTTGATCAGGATGAGCAGAAGCAAAATTTCATGCTTAGTCATTCGCTTTGACTGA
- the LOC108325515 gene encoding putative protein phosphatase 2C-like protein 44 isoform X4, which translates to MIPISHGHHVVEHHVIKGGSDDSEFDSVVIQREQMDHTELWYFGIFDAVVGDGVTKFVQSHFFGKKLKECHMRRKGKETLKRAYLGVRTKIREALKPEEEIFRIGSTSVMVINGEKLVIANMGDYRTVLCRNGVAYQTTGRHSHSAKRNWYSRLFSVRMISCESGNTTGTKHSKGSELVVGGDRIDCDTEFLILASNGIWEVMKNQEAVSLIRHIEDPQEAAECLAKEALIRMSRSKISCLVIRFD; encoded by the exons ATGATTCCAATATCACATGGCCATCATGTGGTGGAGCATCATGTGATCAAAGGTGGTTCTGATGACTCAGAGTTTGATTCAGTTGTGATACAGAGGGAGCAGATGGATCACACAGAACTGTGGTATTTTGGAATCTTTGATGCTGttgttggagatggagttacaaaGTTTGTGCAGTCCCATTTCTTTGGCAAGAAGCTCAAAGAG TGTCATATGAGGAGAAAAGGCAAAGAAACACTGAAGAGAGCTTATCTAGGTGTAAGAACAAAGATCAGAGAGGCACTGAAGCCAGAAGAGGAGATATTCAGAATAGGTTCAACATCAGTGATGGTGATAAATGGAGAAAAGCTAGTGATAGCCAACATGGGAGATTACAGAACTGTTTTGTGCAGAAATGGTGTCGCTTATCAGACAACTGGCAGACACAGTCATTCAGCCAAGAGAAATTGGTATAGCAGACTCTTTTCAG TACGCATGATATCTTGTGAATCAGGCAACACAACAGGTACAAAGCATTCTAAAGGCTCAGAACTTGTGGTGGGAGGTGATAGAATCGACTGTGATACTGAATTTTTGATCCTTGCAAGCAATGGCATATGGGAG GTGATGAAGAACCAAGAGGCTGTGAGTCTCATAAGACACATAGAAGATCCACAAGAAGCAGCTGAGTGCTTGGCAAAGGAAGCTTTGATCAGGATGAGCAGAAGCAAAATTTCATGCTTAGTCATTCGCTTTGACTGA